Proteins encoded in a region of the Drosophila teissieri strain GT53w chromosome 4, Prin_Dtei_1.1, whole genome shotgun sequence genome:
- the LOC122622877 gene encoding eukaryotic translation initiation factor 4 gamma 3 produces MQQAIPTLSTQSDIDKVMQPHSAQNMYVSTGNNNSGNTRSNPQSGGIFRGPPSTPNAPRGASGGATRHVHVQPMYSQPLHQNMVLQQYTQYNPRQQTFPTSHLQYAPAPMPYYQYQYVPTLQQQPPHTRSAVTVNTNVNVGNNLQPVQSGPNGPLPGPGATSSQLQLLTSTVQPGASTVMGVGGPGSTMGQVGVPPMVGVGVMPASVQPQSVQPASRRRHQHRLQIIDPTTKKNILDDFDKTKSNTDNDFSDQVISTNTPATVLSEGPIRIPQQDSFGINNLTSTSSQGSESMTNASYSPIESTPISRSDVGQTPIVSAMSDAPSVEILPTPQRGRSKKIPIVSPKNVSESIGAPITDETDDARSTPISEATKETVQPNFPHQNLHISESPKQKQTVSNTETTTNVPTVLKETNIAELESSSVSSENLLTGFQAVNVNVKSPQSSNLSADPEDASIDKSSPTNFAADSPIMHALLENTESAEKLENSTTERFKDSQSEEKPTHQELSLGNVPDETEISSMAVKEVNSLDNSQTQAYPIKPKHNVSEDISSRESAIKSIPTNNTGVDVDLQSDSNPDPKPETTLDDKQDSDDLKLKGSPKTASIINYNEGQWSPNNPSGKKQYDREQLLQLREVKASRIQPEVKNVSILPQPNLMPSFIRNNNNNKRVQSMVGMIGNRSNESAGNYIGKQLSMSGVQSGGGRSSLKGMIHVNLSLNQDVKLSENENAWRPRVLNKSDSDSDAKSAHEKNELVRRVRGILNKLTPERFDTLVEEIIKLKIDTPDKVDEVIVLVFEKAIDEPNFSVSYARLCQRLAAEVKVIDERMESENKSNLAHFRNALLDKTEQEFTQNVSQSTAKEKKLQPIVDKIKKCTDANEKAELEAILEEEERKIRRRSGGTVRFIGELFKISMLTGKIIYSCIDTLLNPHSEDMLECLCKLLTTVGAKFEKTPVNSKDPSRCYSLEKSITRMQAIASKTDKDGGKVSSRVRFMLQDVIDLRKNKWQTSRNEAPKTMGQIEKEAKNEQLSAQYFGTLSSTTPGGSQGGSGKRDDRGNSRYGESRSGSAYGGSHSQRGDNGNLRHQQQNNSVGGTVSGGAGHSNGNNDDNTWHVQTSKGSRSLAVDSNKLEGLSKLSDQNLETKKMGGLTQFIWNSETTKLSSAPTPTPSNPFAVLSSLIDKNSSDRDRDRSGPRNKGSYNKGSMERDRYDRGMHSRTGSSQGSRENSSSRGGQQGRTLLSSSVQKSASHSKYTQQAPPSRHTVKAQSSLGSSNVNTGPLYRGTEQLSTATFSQTTRSVAPAAVFNEASETDLKLIKSVVSEIIDLSAASKAVTPVVVSCIKRVPEKLRCSFIYYILTDYLHLANVGKQYRRYLSIAVSQLIEQNYISVDHLRLAYNEFTVYANDLIVDIPELWLYILQFAGPLIVKKILTISDLWNNNLKENSPSNVAKKFLKTYLMYCTQEVGPNFARKMWIKFNLKWSDFMPESEVADFIKFNRLEYVENESKSPVIDLRDTPEKHVKNVIDHIEHLLKEGTTADCIIDYSNGNIMVVDKLFIRGLTETLSNFSIHYKENSYKLESETFQKFCIPVLQRYIDSNEDHQLECLYTMQLLVHGLEHPRGLLSELIGELYDAFVIQKESLCKWRDSKDQSAGKGVAVKSLNPFFNSLLNDEAN; encoded by the exons TATGTTTCAACGGGAAACAACAATTCGGGAAATACCCGATCAAATCCACAAAGTGGCGGAATATTTCGAGGACCACCATCTACGCCAAATGCCCCAAGAGGTGCTAGTGGAGGAGCAACACGCCATGTTCATGTACAACCCATGTACTCACAACCCCTTCACCAGAACATGGTGCTACAACAATACACACAATATAACCCGCGACAACAAACATTTCCAACTTCTCATTTGCAATATGCACCCGCCCCCATGCCGTACTATCAGTACCAATACGTCCCAACTCTTCAGCAACAGCCGCCACATACTCGTAGTGCTGTTACGGTGAATACGAACGTCAATGTGGGAAACAATTTGCAGCCAGTGCAGTCTGGACCCAATGGACCTCTCCCTGGTCCGGGGGCTACCTCGTCGCAACTTCAATTGCTCACAAGCACAGTGCAGCCAGGAGCAAGCACTGTAATGGGCGTTGGCGGTCCTGGTAGTACGATGGGTCAAGTGGGTGTGCCCCCAATGGTTGGAGTTGGTGTAATGCCAGCAAGTGTGCAACCGCAGTCTGTGCAGCCTGCAAGCCGGCGCCGGCATCAGCATCGTTTGCAGATAATCGATCCGAcgactaaaaaaaatatattagaCGATTTTGATAAG acAAAATCGAACACCGACAATGACTTTTCCGATCAGGTAATCTCCACAAACACACCAGCAACTGTCCTTTCAGAAGGTCCAATACGTATTCCACAGCAAGATAGTTTTGGTATAAATAATTTGACCAGTACATCATCACAAGGATCAGAATCAATGACTAATGCGTCTTATAGCCCCATTG aaTCAACCCCAATAAGTCGCTCGGATGTTGGGCAGACCCCAATCGTATCCGCGATGTCTGATGCGCCTTCAGTTGAAATATTACCAACTCCCCAAAGAGGGAGAAGCAAAAA aatTCCTATAGTGTCTCCTAAAAATGTATCTGAGTCCATAGGTGCTCCAATCACTG ATGAAACTGATGATGCAAGGTCAACACCGATATCCGAAGCAACTAAAGAAACTGTGCAACCGAATTTTCCCCATCAAAATTTACACATATCCGAGTCACCGAAACAGAAGCAAACGGTATCAAATACTGAGACTACAACCAATGTGCCAACTGTTTTAAAGGAAACAAATATTGCTGAGTTGGAGTCGTCCAGTGTATCCTCCGAAAATCTTTTAACTGGGTTTCAAGCTGTCAATGTCAATGTCAAGAGTCCACAGTCGTCCAATTTGTCTGCCGATCCTGAAGATGCTAGTATTGACAAATCATCACCTACGAATTTTGCCGCAGATTCTCCTATTATGCACGCACTTCTAGAAAATACTGAGTCGGCcgaaaaattagaaaattctACTACAGAAAGATTCAAAGATAGCCAAAGCGAAGAGAAACCAACTCATCAAGAACTAAGTTTAGGAAATGTCCCAGATGAGACTGAAATATCCTCTATGGCAGTAAAAGAAGTAAATAGTTTGGATAATAGCCAAACTCAAGCATACCCTATAAAGCCGAAACACAATGTTTCAGAAGACATCTCCTCAAGAGAGTCAGCAATAAAGTCAATTCCAACGAATAATACAGGAGTAGATGTAGATCTCCAGTCAGATTCTAATCCAGATCCTAAGCCAGAGACTACCCTTGACGATAAACAGGACTCTGATGATCTGAAACTGAAAGGGTCCCCAAAAACTGCGTCTATCATAAACTATAATGAGGGTCAATGGTCACCAAACAATCCAAGCGGAAAAAAACAATACGACCGAGAACAGTTATTGCAGTTACGCGAGGTAAAGGCCTCACGTATACAGCCAGAGGTGAAAAATGTGTCTATTCTTCCTCAACCAAACTTAATGCCATCATTTATacgaaataacaataataataaacgcGTACAATCGATGGTTGGTATGATTGGCAATCGTAGCAATGAATCGGCTGGAAATTATATTGGTAAACAATTGTCTATGTCAGGCGTGCAAAGTGGTGGCGGTAGAAGCAGTTTGAAAGGCATGATACATGTAAATTTATCATTAAATCAAGATGTAAAGCtaagtgaaaatgaaaatgcatgGCGCCCTCGAGTCTTAAATAAATCTGATAGTGATAGCGACGCGAAATCTGCACACGAAAAAAATGAGTTGGTACGTCGCGTTCGAGGTATTTTAAATAAGCTTACCCCTGAAAGGTTCGACACACTTGTTGAGGAgattataaaattgaaaattgataCACCAGACAAAGTAGACGAAGTAATTGTGTTGGTATTTGAAAAGGCCATTGATGAGCCAAACTTTTCTGTGTCTTACGCCAGACTATGTCAACGGCTCGCTGCGGAAGTAAAGGTAATAGACGAGCGTAtggaaagcgaaaacaaatcTAATTTGGCGCACTTTCGAAATGCATTGTTAGATAAAACTGAACAGGAATTCACCCAAAATGTTTCACAAAGCACcgcaaaggaaaaaaagttGCAGCCAATTGTggataaaataaagaaatgtaCCGATGCAAATGAGAAAGCGGAACTTGAGGCAATTttggaagaagaagaacgaaAAATAAGAAGACGATCCGGAGGGACAGTACGATTTATTGGCGAACTCTTTAAGATATCTATGTTGACtggcaaaataatatattcttgCATTGATACACTTCTTAACCCCCATTCTGAAGACATGCTTGAGTGTTTATGCAAGCTGCTCACAACTGTGGGTGCTAAATTTGAAAAAACGCCAGTAAATTCCAAAGACCCAAGTCGGTGTTATTCACTGGAAAAATCGATCACCAGAATGCAGGCCATCGCATcaaaaacagacaaagatGGAGGCAAAGTAAGCTCGCGAGTGCGATTTATGCTTCAAGACGTTATTGATTTACGTAAGAATAAATGGCAAACTTCACGGAATGAGGCACCAAAAACTATGGGACAAATTGAAAAAGAGGCAAAGAATGAGCAGCTTTCTGCACAATATTTTGGTACACTTTCCAGTACTACACCCGGAGGATCGCAGGGCGGATCTGGTAAACGAGATGACCGTGGAAACTCTCGATACGGTGAATCTCGTTCAGGTAGCGCGTATGGTGGCAGTCACAGTCAACGTGGTGATAATGGAAACCTTCGACACCAGCAGCAAAACAATAGTGTCGGGGGTACCGTctctggaggagctggacacTCCAATGGAAACAATGATGACAATACTTGGCATGTGCAAACTAGCAAAGGTAGCCGCTCTCTAGCGGTTGACAGTAATAAACTGGAAGGTCTG TCTAAACTTTCTGACCAAAACCTAGAAACAAAGAAGATGGGTGGATTGACGCAATTCATTTGGAACAGCGAGACGACAAAACTATCTTCGGCGCCGACACCAACCCCATCCAATCCGTTCGCTGTGCTCTCATCCCTAATCGATAAAAATAGTAGTGATAGAGATCGGGATCGTAGTGGACCCAGAAACAAGGGGTCATATAACAAAGGTTCTATGGAGCGCGATCGTTATGACAGag GTATGCATTCGAGAACTGGATCATCTCAAGGATCACGGGAAAACTCATCCTCCCGCGGTGGTCAGCAGGGTCGAACTTTATTGAGTTCATCAGTTCAAAAGTCTGCTAGTCATTCAAAATACACACAACAGGCACCACCTTCACGGCATACTGTAAAA GCGCAGTCATCATTGGGCAGCTCTAACGTTAACACAGGTCCACTCTACCGTGGAACTGAGCAGCTATCAACTGCAACCTTCTCGCAGACCACTCGTTCTGTTGCTCCTGCGGCAGTGTTTAATGAAGCTAGCGAAACAGATCTTAAACTCATTAAGTCTGTTGTCTCCGAAATAATAGACCTGTCAGCAGCCTCTAAAGCAGTCACGCCCGTTGTGGTTTCGTGCATAAAACGAGTACCAGAGAAACTACgctgcagttttatttattatatattgacagattatttgcatttagcaAATGTAGGTAAACAGTACAGGCGGTATTTATCTATTGCCGTGTCCCAACTTATTGAGCAAAATTACATCTCTGTCGATCACTTGAGACTGGCGTACAACGAATTTACCGTGTATGCAAACGATTTGATTGTTGATATTCCAGAGCTTTGGCTATATATTCTTCAATTTGCCG GACCACTAAttgtaaagaaaatattgacTATATCAGATTTGTGgaacaacaatttaaaagaaaatagcCCATCAAACGTCGCTAAAAAGTTCCTTAAAACATACTTAATGTATTGTACACAAGAAGTTGGACCAAATTTTGCTCGGAAGATGTGGATCAAGTTTAACCTAAAATGGTCAGATTTTATGCCTGAAAGTGAAGTTGCcgactttattaaattcaac AGACTGGAGTATGTGGAGAACGAATCAAAATCGCCAGTTATTGATCTAAGAGACACCCCAGAAAAGCACGTTAAAAATGTGATAGACCATATTGAGCACTTACTGAAGGAAGGAACGACTGCGGATTGCATTATTGATTATAGTAAC GGAAATATAATGGTGGTTGATAAGTTGTTTATCAGAGGATTGACGGAAACATTGAGTAATTTCTCGATTCACTACAAAGAAAACAGTTACAAGCTTGAGTCCGAAACCTTCCAAAAGTTTTGTATACCGGTTCTGCAGAGATACATTGATTCTAACGAAGACCATCAACTTGAATGTTTATATACTATGCAGCTCCTAGTCCACGGCTTGGAGCATCCAAGAG GATTGCTAAGTGAACTTATTGGCGAGCTATATGATGCCTTTGTAATACAGAAGGAATCACTCTGTAAGTGGCGCGATTCAAAGGATCAGTCTGCTGGCAAAG GAGTAGCTGTAAAAAGTCTTAATCCTTTCTTTAACTCGTTATTGAACGATGAAGCTAACTAA